The Candidatus Poribacteria bacterium genome contains the following window.
TGTTAGGTGGTAAGATGTACTGGACCGAGTTTCCTATCTCTGGGGGGTCGACTACGCTCAAGTGCTCCAATTTGGATGGTTCGGGAATTGAAAATGTCGTCGTAAATATAGGTGCTTTGACAGACCTTTTTTTAGATACATCAAACAGCATGGTGTATTGGGCTGTGATCGTTGGAAGGTTTGAAGGCAACAAGATTCGACGCTCAAATCTGGATGGCTCCCAAGTTGAAGACTTGGTTACTAACTTTAACCTCGGGAGCATTGGGCAGTTTGAATTATTGGAAAGTTTCGCTGTGGATGTATCGGGCAGCAAGATGTACTGGACCGAGGCCGCGTACAAGATACGAGCGAATAACACTATCCAGATTATCGCCGCTGGTAAGATTCGACGCTCAAATCTGGATGGCTCCCAAGTTGAAAACCTGGTTACGGGTCTTTCCTCCAGGGCTATCGCGCTGGATATATTAGCAGGCAAGATGTACTGGATTAATAATCATACCAGCAAGATTCAGCGGTCCAACCTTGATGGTTCTCAGATTGAAGATTTGGTGAGTGCCCCGAATATGGAAACTCATTTTAACCTTTCACTTGATGTATCAGATGGCAAAATGTACTGGGGTAGTACTCACATCGTTTTGCGTGCCAATTTGGATGGTACTGAGGCTGAAATTCTATACGAAGTTGCTGATCCGCTCGATAACATCATTGGCGATATCGTTTTCGCTGCTCTACCAGGGAATATGACGCACGCTGCGCCGTCAACAGCACACAGAATATTAACAGCTATCCATCCAAAAGAAACGTTCCTGCTGCCAAACTACCCGAACCCTTTCAACCCAGAGACATGGATACCTTATCAGTTGTCAGAGTCTACGGATGTCACCCTGTCGATCTATTCTGTGGATGGGAACTTGGTTCGGACGCTGGACTTAGGGCATCAGGCTGCAGGTATCTACCAAAGTAAAAGCCGTGCAGCGTATTGGGATGGTCGCAACCAGTTCGGTGAACCCGTGGCGAGTGGTCTTTATTTTTATACCTTGATTGCCGGTGATTTCACCGCCACGCGAAAGATGTTAATAAGGAAGTAAACCGCCAAAGTGGAAAAAGAAAGAAGGATGGAGGCATTGGAAGAGAGTGTTCCTTCCATTCTTCTGTTATTTTCTTGCCTGTTAGGGGGATACACTTTTCGCACAACGGAACCCGAGGGCACCGATACCGGCATAAGCGGGACTTGTCCCGTGGCGATTTGAGGCACGCAACCACTCAGGTTCACTGTTCCATCCGCCACCACGCAGGACGCGGAAATCTACAATGTTTTCAAAATTGTTGACGATCTCTTCAACGTTATTCGCACCTGCAGTGGGATTCCGATCGGGAGAGTTGGCATAGAAGTCGGCTTGGTATTCGTCAAGGCACCACTCCCACACGTTACCTGCGATGTCATGCACACCGTAGTCGTTTGAAGGATATTCGCCGATAGGGGTTGTCTCGCCAAGATGTTTACCGTAGTTTGCTCTATTGAGATTAATGCCGTTGCCCCACGGGTATTGTTTTCTTTGTAATCCACCGCGTGCCGCTTTCTCCCATTCTGCTTCTGTCGGTAAACGCTTGTCTACCCAAACTGCGTAAGCCATCGCCGCGTACCAACTTACATAGCGAACGGGATGGTCCCGTTCTCCAAGCGGAAAGTTATTCCCATTCCAGTCTTGTAGGTAATTGGCATCGCGAAATTTTCCATCGATGCGGTCTTTTTGCCACGCGGGGTTCGCAAGGAGAAAATCCTTAAATTCTCCGTTGGTTACCTCATTTGCGTCTATGTAAAACGCGTCGAGGTGAACTTTGTGCACCGGCTGTTCGTCGTTATCAGCGTTCCCGTCGTTGCTGCCCATCTGGAATTCGCCTTCTGGGATCAAGACCATTCCCTCTGGAATAATAGGTTCGGGTTCCGGGATAATTTCCGGTTCGGGTTCGGGGGACAAATCAGTCGTTGCAGAGGTAGGTGTTGCGACGGTATAGGTAAGTGTTTGAACCCCATCCGTCCACGTAATTGTTAGTGCGAGTGGACCCGGTGTGAACGGACCGGAGATCGTAATCGTTGCACCTAATTGTTTTAAGACACCTACGTTCACTGACACGTTGCTGGGAACACCATCGAAAGTAACAGTAATAATTCCGTTGGCATTGATAGTACTTCCATTTGATGGTTCCGTACTCACCAGTGCGATTGCGTCAACCTCATTATCTTCTTCACGCTGTCCGCAACTTACTATATGAACAACGAATAAACATATAAGTGCAAGACCGGACAGTTTAAATAAAATTCTCATCAATTATTCCTTTGTACCAACGGATCCTCTTTCTGTAGGAGCGAGCTGTGCTCGCGGTTCTTTACGTAGAGACAAGCCAGTTGTTCCCAACATCAATAAACCTCCAAATAGTTGTCCGTTTCCCACTGGCTGATGCTCCAATGGTAGTTTCGCCATTCCTCGCGTTTGACCTGAATGTAGTAGTCCGCGTACTCGTTCCCAAGCGCGTTTTTGATGACTTCGTCTTCTTCAAGCGCGTCTACGGCTTCGCTGAGTGTCGTCGGCAAGGCACCAATACCCCGTTGCTGCAATTCATCTTCCGGGACCTCGTAAAGGTTGTCCTCGTTTTGCACGCCGGGATCCATCTGATTTTCGATGCCGTCTAATCCGGCTGCAAGCAGTACTGTCGCTGCGAGATAAGGATTCGCTGCACCATCACTTAATCGATTTTCGATGCGTCCCGGTGCTGGGATTCGGATCATCTGCGTCCGATTGTTGGCACCGTAGGTGACGTAAACGGGTGCCCATGATGAACCGGAACGCGGTGGTCTACGCACTAAACGTTTGTAGCTATTCACAAGCGGATTCGTGACCGCCGTGACCGCTTTCGCATGTTTTAGAACGCCACCTGTAAACCAGTAAGCAAGTTGGGATAAGCCGTTTTTATCGTTCTCATCAAGGAATAGGTTCGTCTGATTTGCCGTATCCCAGAGGCTCATGTGAAAATGTGCGCCGTTACCCGTCAGGTTGGTGAACGGCTTCGGCATGAATGTTGCCAGTAATCCTCGCTCCTCAGCGATCGTTTTAACCATCCACTTGAAAAAGGTATGCCGATCGGCTGTTGTGAGCGCGTCCGAATAGGTCCAGTTCGTCTCAAACTGACACGTCCCATCTTCGTGGTCGTTTGCGTAGGGTTCCCACTCCAATTCTTGCATATATTTAATGAGGGTTGTCATCATGTCAAGATTACGGTGCAACGCTCTTAGATCGTAACACGGTTTATCTAAAGTATCGAGTTTATCCCATGGTGTGTATTGCCCTGTCTCGTCCTGCTTCAAAAGCATGAATTCCGCCTCAATACCGACATTGAAGACGTAACCCATTTCCCTTGTTTTTTCTAATTGCTGTCGTAGAATTGTCCTCGGACAGTAGTGCCACGATTTACCTTCAACGAACATATCCCCCGCTACCCACGCTAAGTTTTTCCGCCATGGGACGATTGTCAATGAATTAAAATCGGGGATGCTCGCCATCTCCGGATCGTGTGGGTATTGCCCTATCTCACCTGCGGCAAAACCGCCAAAACCCGCGCCCTCTTCTGCCATGTCCTCAAGATGTGTGGATGGGATAACCTTTCCTTTCGGGGTCCCGCTCATTTCTACAAAAGAGCAGAGAAAAAATTCAATCCCGTTTTCTTCGACGAAACGTTCTACTTGGTCTATGGTCATGAAATGTTCTCCAATCTAAAAATGCTAACGCCAAAATACAAAGACATGATAACATTATAACTGAAGTCCTGAAAATTTCAACGCCTAAGTTTGGGATGAAAGGAAAAACAATGGAGTTCTTCTCTCGCTTCTATACAAAGTGTTCGCTTTTGATCGGTGTGTTAATTGTTATCTATCTGTTACCGATTTGGTTGTTCCCCTATTTTCCGACGCAAGACGGTGTGAGTCACGTCTATAACTCCCAAATCCTAACAGAATACAGCAACCCCGAATATGAATTTCGTGATTATTACGAGATTAACTGGTATCCTTTTCCAAACTGGCTCTCGCATTTTTCGTTGGCGATGTTAATGTTCGTCTTTCCGCCGCTTATCTCCGAGAAAATCTTTCTGAGTCTCTATGTTATCCTATTCCCGCTCGCAATCCACTATTTCCTTAACGCTGTCCAGCGCGGACGATATGCGCTCGTCATACTTAGTTTTACCTTTATCTACAATTACCTCTTCCTCATGGGGTTCTACAATTTTGCTGTCAGTGTCCCTCTCTTTTTACTCGCACTCGGCTACTGGTGGAAACACAAGGACGAGATGAACAGAAAACGGATCGTTCTACTCAATCTGCTCATCATTATCACCTATTTCGCACACCTCATCTCTTACGCCTTCATCTTGTTTTCTATCGCTTTGCTGGCACTGTTCCATTTCAGACGAGACTTCAAACGGATCCTCATTACAGGCTGCTATCTCCTACCCGCAGCCCTACTTCTTATTGCCTACCTTCCTACTTCGGACCTATTGGCAGGCGAACCGCCTGAGTTTGGACTCGGACGGGTCGGAGAACTCTTTGTCAACTTGATCGGTATGCACGTGCTGGTCTCTTACACCGAGGCTCCGAGTTGGCTTTCTGCTGCTGTATCTGCTTTTTTGATCTTTCTCAGTGTTGTAACAATCTGGCGAAACAGGAGGGAGATGGCAGCAGCGCATACTGGACAGAAAGCGTTTCTATGTCTTACTGGTGTGCTTTTCGGACTCTATTTTATCCTACCAAACTCTATCGGTCCGGGTGGTTGGGTCAATGATAGGATTGCGATTTTAGCCACCCTCGTTTTATGTGCGTGGTTCCGTGGATTTGATAAGCAACAGTGGCAACGTGTATTCACGGCGGTCGTCACGTTTTTCGCACTCATTAATATCGTTTATGTTGGCGTTCTCTTCAGAAATCTCAACGCTGAGATAAGCGAGTTTAACGCTTTTGTGCAGCGTGTTGAGAAGAATAAGGTTATCCTCCCGCTTCACTTCGATCCGAGGGGCAGTTCCGAACGCGTCGGTATCTTTGTCAATGCGGCGAATTACTACTGCCTTGACAACGGCTGCATCAACCTCGGTAACTATGAGATACAGTTTGACTATTTTCCGGTCCGATTCAACGCAGATTTTGAAACACCATTAGCAGAGAAAGAATGGGTGCAAGTTGTGCACTGGCAACCGGAGAGGATTGATCTCTGCGATTACGCTGACAATGTGGATTATCTGTTGTTGTGGGATACTCCGGACGAATCTATCGTCGCTGATGCGATTGAGAGGTGTTATACCCTGATTGCATCTGAGGGGAAGTTGAAACTTTTTAAGGGTAAGCGATAACACCACGGGGAATGGCTATCGGCTATCAGCCATCAGTGAAGCGTGTAGCAGTTTCATTCGTTTTCAAAACCCCCAGCGATCTCTGGCTGAGGGTTGATGACTGACGGCTATTCTCGGTAGGGGGCGTACCCTCCGAATCGCGACTTTTAACTTCAATATTGTCCCTTAAACGTGAGCGTCGCGATGGTGTGTGTATAGTTGAGAAAGTCAAGCAGTGGGTCTTCTTCATTGGTGCGGTTTCGGGTTATCTGGTAATCGGCGTTGAGTGTTAGATACGGATTAAATTGCCAGTTCACCTGCACATTCGCGCCTATCTGTGTATCCCGACGGTTTATTGGATTTTCTGGGATGTCTCCCGTTTCGTCGAGCGTCTGTCTGCCTTCAAACTGGACCCACAGTCTGGAGAGCCGGAGTCGCAACCAACGTCCGGTATCAAATCGATAAAAGGAACTCGCTGCGACCTCGGTGCTGACGAAGTTGAAGAAATCAACGTTGGAACGATTCAGGAATAGGTTAATCTCTTCCTGAAACATGAGTCCTTCTGTTGCTACTTGTATGAGTTTCGCTGAGCCGATATGTCGCCAGTCTTTTCGGCGTTCATTGTCGTCCAGTCCTGTCACACCTAAAATGAGATTGTTCAAATTGGTTTGGTAGCTGCCATGCTCTATCCCGTATTCCAGTTTACCGAGTATCTGTTTGAGAAGTCCAAATTCCACGCGCGATGTCATCTTATGGCTGGTGGAACCGATAAGCAGGAAATCCTCTCTACGCGTATTTTCATCGTCAAATCGGTGTAACCGCAGATTGTATTCTAACACGCGTCCAAAGCGGAGTCCGAGTTGCCGTTCGGTGTTGTTGTAGACATTCGAGGTGCGCACGAAACGTTGGAATCGATGTGAAGCCAAAAGTGGCGGTAGATTTGAGATGGGCTGAAAACTCAGTTCAGTTGAGAGGATGTCACTGAACGCGTCGAATTCGTTGAGTTTTCCCTCCGCACCGGTATAGTTTTCAACTTGGGGGACGTACTGCAGTTTGAGTCTAAGTTCATCGGTTACTGGTAAATCCCCGCTCAGGTCAACGCCAAAGCGGTTAATCATACCAGCAAGCTGTGGGTCTTCTTCTCCAGCGAGGCTGCTCGTATACGGATCTACACTCAAACCGAGTTCAATATGATTATTGAATGTATTAGAGAAGTGGGCGTTAAGTGCGAGTTCTGCGGATTCTGTTTCAGACGTTTCAGACTTTCTTTCCAAGAGGTCTTGTCCGAATTCGGGTTGAAACTGCGCGGACACGCTACTTACACCCAGTTCTATAAAGATAAAGAAGCATGTCACCAAAGAGATGGTTACTGTTTTCATTGTTTTTTGCAGATGTTGTTAGACGGGGTTGAATATGATTCAGACGGTGCCCCGGTTTGTCCTTTAATCGTTGTGTTTTTCCGTACGCGTGTAGGTATCCTTAAGAATCATTCCGTTCTCAAGTTTGACCAGCCATGTATGCCGATTGACAGAACAGTCACCCGTTACCGGGTTACACTGTAAAAAGAAGCCGATCACTCCGGCGGGGGTAAGTTTCTCTGTCAGGATTTCTACTGCAAGTTCATAAAGTTCTATATCTGTCAGTTTTTGAACCTTTTTTGGTGGTAATTTTCTCTCTCCGGCAAGAACTGTCTTCGCGAGCATCTCGAATTTACGATCTGACTGACCGACCTCACGTGCGTTTTGAATCTTCTTGATTTCCTTGAGACCTGTTTCTCTATCGATTTTAGCGAGCCATTTATGCCGCTCAACCGTGTAATCGCCTGTACCCGGTTCGCACTGCCTGAGGAACCGAGATACTCCAGTCGGACCGAGTTTTTCCAAAAGTGTTTCAACACCGAGTTCAAAAAACTCAATATTCGTCATCTCCAGCATTTCTAATCTCCTGTAACCAGGTATAGGGGTTTTCAACACGAACTTGAAGTAGTGCCCTGACGCGGTTACTTGTCCTGATCAGCCTGTCATCCGTTGTGAGGAAGACATCAGCCTGGCTACTTTCTGCACAGGCAAGGTGCAAGGCATCAAACCACTTAAATCCCAAGACTTCAAGTTCTTGGCCTCTTATATTTTCGGTCGCACCTATCGAAATGTTTTGATACGCGCGATTCAACTGAATTCTCATGTAATCGCGTTGGATTTGGTTTGGAGTATTGTTGACCTCAAGGATCAAGACATCGCTCGTAATCCAGAAACATTGTTCTGTGAAACAGGACTTGAGAAGCGTCTGAATAGCTTCCGTTTCTCGGCGGATCCGAGTCTGCGTCTGATCATTAAACGGGCGACTTAAACAACACGTATCAAGATAAATTTTCCAGTTATAAAAAGGTGTTTTCACTCAGTTACTCTGATCTTTTGTCTTTATTCTATCATTCCAGCTTGTGGACTTGAGGCGGTCGCGTAGAGTTTCCGCGGTATCCGCCCTGCTAAAAACGCTGCTCTCCCTGCTTCGACCGCTTTTTTCATCGCCTCCGCCATCAGGACGGGGCGGTGTGCTTTCGCCACTGCTGTGTTGAGCAGGACGCCGTCGCACCCTAACTCCATCGCAATTGCTGCGTCTGAGGCAGTGCCGACACCAGCATCCACGATGAGCGGCACCTGTACAAGATCGCGAATAATCTGAATATTATACGGATTCCGAATCCCCATCCCTGAGCCGATGGGTGCACCCAAAGGCATTACGGCGGCGCACCCAATGTCTTCTAATTTCTTGCATGTAATCGGATCGTCGTTGCAATATGGAAGCACCGTGAAGCCGTCTTTCACAAGCGTTTCTGCTGCACTGAGGAGCTGCTCCACATCCGGGAACAGCGTCTCTTCATCACCGATAACTTCAACTTTGATGAGCGATGTCTCAAGTGCTTCTCGCGCGAGGTTCGCTGTTAGAATTGCGTCCTTTGCTGTGAAACAGCCAGCGGTATTAGGGAGGATCGTCATACCGCGTTCACGGAGGAGTGCGAACAGGTTCTCTCCAGATGAATCTGTGAATTTCACACGACGCATCGACACCGTCGCGATTTCGGCACCGCTCGCGGTAATGGCTTCCGTCATTATATGGAAGTTCGGATACCCTGCTGTCCCAATAAGCAGCCGTGATGCATAAATTTGGTCTGCGATTTTGAATTCTTTCATTTTGGGCTTCTTTTTACTTTAATGGTTGTCTGGTGGTCAACTATCAACCGTCCGTTACAAGAAGTTTTGATTCACCAAACCCCCTCTTGACTGACTGCTGATTGCTGACGACTGACGGCTATTCTTATTTTTTATACAGTGCTACGCCAACACGCTTAATTTGCTCAATCATTTCGGGGTTACGGATATTCTTAAAGATAGACAGATCAATGGTATAAGGCAGCAGCTGGTCGTCCAGATCGTTTGCGATCCGAGAGAGGATTGTATGTGTCAGTTCAGTGCTGCCGCGAAGCGTCAGGTCAATGTCGGATCCGTTTTTGTAGTCACCTCTGGCGCGGGACCCGTACAACACGGCTTCCTCTACTTGTGGATATCGGACAAAGACATCACGAATTTTCTGAAGGGTCTGATCGGACAAACCGTATTGCATTTTCAAGAGCTCCGTCCCTCTTTCAGTTGCTGCAACCGGACGAGTAATCTCTCAAATTCGGTGAAATAGGTAGTGCAGATAGCAGCAACAACTTGGGCTGCGGTTTCCTCATCATAGGTATGCGACGTTAGATTACGTTTGTCAACCATGTCCATCCAGACTTCTCCATTTTCGATCAACCCATTCCTAAAAGCGGCACGGGTTGTGTCGCGTGAACCGTACAAGTTCATTGCCCCTTGCGCCTCAAGGAAGTCCTTCAGAGTTTTCCAAGCCAGTTCGTGTGTGTATTCAAAACCTTGTATTAATCCTTGTGCTTCTAAATCTGAGAGTTCCCGTTGTTCCGCAAGTCTGACAGCCGCCTTTAATCGATTGAAAGCCCTTCCAAAACTATTTGCGCGTTGAATCCAACGAACCTCTTGGCTTTTCATAGTGCTTTGCCTACACATCTATCTCCATGTATTTTACAATTAGTATAGCAGCGTCAAAGTTTCTTTATCAAGTGGTTTTTCATCGTGGGATTTACAATGATTTGGACATTGTGCGGCAGCGTGGTTACATACCGGGCCCGACTTCCTACGTAAATTGGCGAAAATGCCAAAAACTGAATGACCTTAGTGAAGGAGTGGATTTTGTTTACGGCGGATGGATATAAGGTTAGGGGTCAGTGGCAGCACTCAGTACTTGCAGGGTTATTTAGTTCTCCCATAAGAACAAACGCTAAGTCGTGATATGTCCCTGTAGGAGCGAGCTGTGCTCGCGATCTTCCGCTTGAGTTATTACTTGATTTCTGAGGGAAAGTAGCGTATAATTCAATCGTGCCAATGCAATCCTTAAATACTGATAATGGAGAGAGAAAAAACGTGAACTACCGCGATATTTTACAAAACATTAGACTTGCCTTCCCTCAACCTACATCTGACCCGATACATGATTCCTACTTCGTGCATTCCATCATGCGTGCACTGGACCAAGTTGACGCGCTCAAAACACATCTGCCGATGCTCGGGAGTATCGTCTCTGGGGACTTTGAAAAAGCGCGGCAGACAGTGTTACCGGACGCTATGTCCTCGGTTGAGGATGTTACTGCTGAGCTCATTGATTATCTTCGGGGGATGACTATCTTCGGGCATCCTCGGACACAACAGAACGTTATCCCGCCGACGACAATTCCAAGTGTGATAGGCGTGCTGCTCGCTTCTCTCTACAATCCGAACATCAGTTGGGATGAGTATAGTCGCCTCGTGGCGTTGGCTGAAGTTGAAGTCGTCGCGATGACCACGAAGATGGTTGGATATGACGCGGAAAAGGCAGGTGGGGTGTTTACCTTTGGCGGCACTGGAACCACACTCTACGGGGTGAAACTCGGTTTAGAAAAGGCGTGCCCGGGGACGATGCAAAACGGGACCCCAGAAGAGGCAGTTGTGTTGGTATCAGATGCCGGACACTATTGTGCGACGAACATTGTCGGTTGGCTCGGCATGGGAACGAACAATCTGGTTACAATACCAACAACCGATGACAATGAAATCGACCTCGCCCAATTGGAACAGGCGGCTCGGGAAGCACTCACAAGTGGGAAAAAGATCGCTGCGATCATTGCGACATTGGGAACCACGGATGCCTTCGGATTGGACGATTTAGAGAGCATTGTGGCGTTACGCGATACACTCGTTGATGAGTTCCAACTCGACTACCGACCGCACGTTCACGCCGATGCGGTTATCGGATGGGCATGGTCGGTATTTAACGACTATGATCTTGAGGGGAACCCCTTAGAATTCCGCCCGCGTACCGTTCGGGCTTTGGCGGGCGCGTGCCGACGCATACGGCACCTATCCCTCGCGGATTCCGTCGGGATTGACTTTCATAAGACGGGCTTTACACCTTATATTTCCAGTCTCGTCCTCGTCAAAAATCGAGAGGACGTCAATTTAGTGAAGCGTCATCCGGAACAGATGCCGTACCTTTATCACTTCGGGGAACATCGCCCCGGCATGTATACCCTTGAAACCTCCAGGGCAGGAACGGGGCCCCTTGCAGCCCTTGCGAATCTCCGATTGTTCGGGGAACAAGGCTTGCAAGCCATCATCGGACACATCGTTGAAATGACACAACTCCTGCGGGAACACTTGGAAGGGCACGCGGGTACCACCGTGCTGAACCGAGACAACTTTGGAACCGTCACCCTTTTCCGTGCGTATCCGGAGGGAGTGGACACTTTCTCAATCAAACGACAGGAATTTGAGGATGCTACGTATCGCGAGAGTTTGCGAGCGCATAACGAATACAACCGCAAAATCTTTGACTACGTGCATTCAGAGGCGATGGAGGGTAGAGGCGTGGTCATTTCCACAACCGAATGCTATCGACAGACAACATACCAAGAACCGATCGTCGCGTTGAAATCATATATTCTATCTCCGTTTGTCGATGAAGCCGATGTGAAAACTGTTGTCGATAAGGTCTTGGAGGCGAGGGAGAAGGTTGGGTGTAATGTGAGTTGTTAGTTTGCGTTAATTTGTCTGAATCACGGATTATCACGGATGACGCAAATGTTCCCAACCCCCATACATCGTCGGAATGCCCAATGTATCAACCTCCCTGCACAGCGCGGATGATCTCGACTTCACTGTTCTCGCGAAGTTCCGTCTTCTGCCACTGCGTTTTCGGGATAACTTCCCGATCGACTGCGACAGCGATACCGGCTTGGGTCGGATTCAGGTCCAAGACGATGAGCAGATCGTGAACGTTTAGATTTGAACGGATCTCTTTGTCTTCGCCATTAACGCTTATTTTCATATTTTTCAAGTGTGGTTACGGCACACGGCGTGTGCCTACTACTTTAAAAATCGGTCTAACTGAAATGGGGCAATTATCTCTGAGGTTTTACCCGTCAGAATCAGTTTGGCTATTTCATAAGCCGTAATTGGTGTGAGTAAGATGCCGTTGCGATAGTGTCCTGTTGCGTATATCAGATTCTCAATGGGTGTTTTGCCGAGTATGGGGGCATTGTCCCTACTACCGGGACGTAAGCCCGTCCATGTCTCCAGAAGTGGCAGTTCGTAAATGCCCGGTACTGCTTCCCACGCACCACGGAGCAGCTCAAATGCGCCGCCAGCCGTTAAGCGTGTGTCAAACCCCATCTCCTCACTTGTTGCACCGACGATAAGTCTGCCATCGGTTCTCGGTACCAAATATACTGATGTCGGATACCTTGCCCTGACAGT
Protein-coding sequences here:
- a CDS encoding pyridoxal-dependent decarboxylase translates to MNYRDILQNIRLAFPQPTSDPIHDSYFVHSIMRALDQVDALKTHLPMLGSIVSGDFEKARQTVLPDAMSSVEDVTAELIDYLRGMTIFGHPRTQQNVIPPTTIPSVIGVLLASLYNPNISWDEYSRLVALAEVEVVAMTTKMVGYDAEKAGGVFTFGGTGTTLYGVKLGLEKACPGTMQNGTPEEAVVLVSDAGHYCATNIVGWLGMGTNNLVTIPTTDDNEIDLAQLEQAAREALTSGKKIAAIIATLGTTDAFGLDDLESIVALRDTLVDEFQLDYRPHVHADAVIGWAWSVFNDYDLEGNPLEFRPRTVRALAGACRRIRHLSLADSVGIDFHKTGFTPYISSLVLVKNREDVNLVKRHPEQMPYLYHFGEHRPGMYTLETSRAGTGPLAALANLRLFGEQGLQAIIGHIVEMTQLLREHLEGHAGTTVLNRDNFGTVTLFRAYPEGVDTFSIKRQEFEDATYRESLRAHNEYNRKIFDYVHSEAMEGRGVVISTTECYRQTTYQEPIVALKSYILSPFVDEADVKTVVDKVLEAREKVGCNVSC
- a CDS encoding nucleotidyltransferase domain-containing protein yields the protein MQYGLSDQTLQKIRDVFVRYPQVEEAVLYGSRARGDYKNGSDIDLTLRGSTELTHTILSRIANDLDDQLLPYTIDLSIFKNIRNPEMIEQIKRVGVALYKK
- a CDS encoding PIN domain-containing protein, with the translated sequence MKTPFYNWKIYLDTCCLSRPFNDQTQTRIRRETEAIQTLLKSCFTEQCFWITSDVLILEVNNTPNQIQRDYMRIQLNRAYQNISIGATENIRGQELEVLGFKWFDALHLACAESSQADVFLTTDDRLIRTSNRVRALLQVRVENPYTWLQEIRNAGDDEY
- a CDS encoding formylglycine-generating enzyme family protein; amino-acid sequence: MRILFKLSGLALICLFVVHIVSCGQREEDNEVDAIALVSTEPSNGSTINANGIITVTFDGVPSNVSVNVGVLKQLGATITISGPFTPGPLALTITWTDGVQTLTYTVATPTSATTDLSPEPEPEIIPEPEPIIPEGMVLIPEGEFQMGSNDGNADNDEQPVHKVHLDAFYIDANEVTNGEFKDFLLANPAWQKDRIDGKFRDANYLQDWNGNNFPLGERDHPVRYVSWYAAMAYAVWVDKRLPTEAEWEKAARGGLQRKQYPWGNGINLNRANYGKHLGETTPIGEYPSNDYGVHDIAGNVWEWCLDEYQADFYANSPDRNPTAGANNVEEIVNNFENIVDFRVLRGGGWNSEPEWLRASNRHGTSPAYAGIGALGFRCAKSVSP
- a CDS encoding thiazole synthase, giving the protein MKEFKIADQIYASRLLIGTAGYPNFHIMTEAITASGAEIATVSMRRVKFTDSSGENLFALLRERGMTILPNTAGCFTAKDAILTANLAREALETSLIKVEVIGDEETLFPDVEQLLSAAETLVKDGFTVLPYCNDDPITCKKLEDIGCAAVMPLGAPIGSGMGIRNPYNIQIIRDLVQVPLIVDAGVGTASDAAIAMELGCDGVLLNTAVAKAHRPVLMAEAMKKAVEAGRAAFLAGRIPRKLYATASSPQAGMIE
- the thiS gene encoding sulfur carrier protein ThiS; the encoded protein is MKISVNGEDKEIRSNLNVHDLLIVLDLNPTQAGIAVAVDREVIPKTQWQKTELRENSEVEIIRAVQGG
- the glnT gene encoding type III glutamate--ammonia ligase is translated as MTIDQVERFVEENGIEFFLCSFVEMSGTPKGKVIPSTHLEDMAEEGAGFGGFAAGEIGQYPHDPEMASIPDFNSLTIVPWRKNLAWVAGDMFVEGKSWHYCPRTILRQQLEKTREMGYVFNVGIEAEFMLLKQDETGQYTPWDKLDTLDKPCYDLRALHRNLDMMTTLIKYMQELEWEPYANDHEDGTCQFETNWTYSDALTTADRHTFFKWMVKTIAEERGLLATFMPKPFTNLTGNGAHFHMSLWDTANQTNLFLDENDKNGLSQLAYWFTGGVLKHAKAVTAVTNPLVNSYKRLVRRPPRSGSSWAPVYVTYGANNRTQMIRIPAPGRIENRLSDGAANPYLAATVLLAAGLDGIENQMDPGVQNEDNLYEVPEDELQQRGIGALPTTLSEAVDALEEDEVIKNALGNEYADYYIQVKREEWRNYHWSISQWETDNYLEVY
- a CDS encoding nucleotidyltransferase substrate binding protein; amino-acid sequence: MKSQEVRWIQRANSFGRAFNRLKAAVRLAEQRELSDLEAQGLIQGFEYTHELAWKTLKDFLEAQGAMNLYGSRDTTRAAFRNGLIENGEVWMDMVDKRNLTSHTYDEETAAQVVAAICTTYFTEFERLLVRLQQLKEGRSS